Proteins from one Desulfobulbaceae bacterium genomic window:
- a CDS encoding cupin domain-containing protein, with protein MKPIDLIEHPEGGRFLEVFRSAQTVPTKEGHSRSALTHIYFSLNPGEVSRFHKVASDEVWNLYQGSGLNLYIWDETSTPPKSISLSADNNRFCHVVPAGTWQAAEPISEKVLVGCSVAPGFEFSDFTLINPDSEEAKLLISVAQEMVRFTIPL; from the coding sequence ATGAAACCTATTGATCTTATAGAGCACCCGGAGGGCGGACGGTTCCTGGAAGTATTCAGGTCCGCCCAAACTGTGCCTACAAAGGAAGGCCACTCCCGGTCAGCCTTGACCCACATCTACTTTTCACTCAATCCCGGAGAGGTAAGCAGGTTTCATAAAGTAGCCTCCGATGAGGTCTGGAACCTGTATCAGGGATCTGGGCTGAACTTGTACATTTGGGATGAGACAAGCACACCTCCTAAATCTATTAGCCTATCTGCCGATAACAACCGCTTTTGCCATGTCGTTCCGGCAGGCACCTGGCAGGCAGCAGAGCCTATATCCGAAAAGGTCCTTGTCGGTTGCTCTGTTGCGCCCGGCTTTGAATTTTCAGATTTCACACTGATCAACCCAGACTCAGAAGAAGCAAAACTGCTCATCTCTGTCGCACAAGAAATGGTTAGATTCACCATTCCATTGTAA